The DNA segment GTGTGCCAGTCACCAAGTTGCCCCCCCGGGTGCCTCGTTTCCATGGAGACCCCCGGCCTCGAGCCACAACCAGCTGCTTGTCTGCTCGGTCTCCCCTGTCCCCTCGGTCTCCACAGTGCCACGGGGGTTCAGGCGCGGGTGGGGGGCTGGGCACTCTTGGAGGTGAGGCTTCCCCATTATGGAGCCGCTGGAGGAGGGAGGCTCCCCGGAGCTGAGATGCCCTCTGATAGGGGCCCTGGGTAGCAGGAGGCTGGCCCTGGACCCCGAGCCTTCCTCTTTCCTGGGGcactccctccttccccagggcCTTCCCTTTCGGAGGCCCTGCCTGCCCGGCCTCTCCTCCTCCCGACTGTGGCCTGAAGGCCACTTGTCTCTCCCAGGCCTCTTCCCCGGGCCACTCCTTCCACCCCAAATCCATCTCCCTGGCACCACCCTGCTTTGTCCCATCCTTCTCCACAGCATGTCTCTCTCCCCTTGACTCTTGCCACCCTGTAGGTCCCGTGTCCAGAGACACTCCACTGTCACCCAGGGGAGTCCTGACTCCCTGCTGCTGAGCGCCCAGCGGACctgggcccccccacccccaggacagGAATGCTTGGGGCCCCTGCCCCCGGGATGCCTCCTGCACCAGGCTCAGCAGCTCCTCCTGGATGGCCTGGGGCAGCTGCAGCAGGGCCTCTGTGTGGGCATCCCCCCGGGCCTGCAGCAGGGCAGAGAACTCTCTCAGCACTCCAGCACACTGAGAGGCTCCAGGGGATGGCCCCAGACGAAAGTCCCAGCTCAGCCGCTCCACCAGCTCCTCCACTCGACTCTGGACCATGACGAAGGCCTCAGTCAGTCCACTGACCATCAGCGAGCCGGGCACTCCAGGCACCAAGTGGGCAGATGTGCTCCAAGTCAGGCAATCAAGGAAGAAGCCCTGGGCTCCCAGAAAGATGCAGTGCAGTTTGGGTGGGTAGTGGATTTCATTCTGTAGCTCCGGGCTACAGAGACCCTTCAGATACTCCTgggggaaaagggagggaaggCAGGTAGGAAGAAAAAGGAGATTGCTGGAATCTTAAGTGGTCCCATAGCCTCTTCCGGCCCACTGCTGTCTCCTGAGCTCCAGGATGCCTGGGCAGAGAAATGGAGCCCTATAGATCCTGAAAAAGGTGGGGATTAAAAGAGGATGGAGAAACTCACTTCTTTCCCTTTTCAGTTGACAACCTGTGGCTGAATTTCCATTTAGAACTCGACTCAACTTAAGATATTGTTATAAGTAATTGGTTAAAAGGCTGTCTCTTCTaaacatttatgtgtgtgtacgtatgtTGCATATTTCCATCGTAAGGATCATCAACACTAACTTTTACAGAGCTCATGCATTATGCCTTACATGCTTTATCGCGTTCACAGTAAATTCAGTGAGGTGGATACTGTTATTATTCATactttaaagataaggaaactgaaactaCGACTACAAGGATAGTATTCAGTGGTGGTGCCTTACTGGAAGCCCTGACTAACTCTAGAGGAAGCAGTGTGGGCTTCCACCACACAGTGAATTCCTTGGTGGGGCCTGCTTGCCCAACCAGATTATCTCTATCCTCCCCAAGAGTACAAAGTGATTTGACCTGAATCACTTCTTTCCAAACCCTGGCAGAACCTGGGTCATTACAGCAGAAATGAAACCAAAACTCTGGACAGAGAATGTGCAAGTTCGTCAAAGCTCAGGGCCAGTGAGACAAGCAAGAAGTGAAgatcctccccagcccctcctctctcctgcctcctcggGGGAGGGAGTCATCGTTTCCCCGGAAGGGTCAAGGAGAAGCATTCACCTTGGCTCTGCTGGCGTTCTCTTTGGGGCCCTCCAGCTGCAGCCAGATGTGAGGGTTCTCAGGACAGTCCTTCGGAAGGACGCTCATCCCCACCCTGAAGATGCGCTCCACGCGGGGCAGCTGCTCCCGCACCTTGTCCTCGGCCTCCGCAGACACCGCAAAGCGGTCAGGGGACGGGGAGCCGGCCCCCCAGGTAGGCATGGCTGCTTGGCCGCCCGACCCTGGGAAGAGGGAAAGCAGCTCAGAGTCTTGATGTCCCCTCAGCGCAAATCTTGGTCTCCTGGCCTAACCAGCTAGCAACAGGTCGCACCTAGTTATCAAACCTGTAAACAACCCAGGAGGTAACCACCACTTCAGTCCAGTTGGAATAGGGAGGGAATGTCAGATTATCTGGACACGGGGGGCTTCTCCCCGGAGACGAAGTCACGGATAAACAAGGCTGTCTATCTGGGATGGCCGTGTGGCCTTGGGAAAATGACGACCACAGCCCTGAGCAGGAACGGGGAGGAGGATCCAGCTgggtctggaggccagaaggaGTGGACAGGTGACGACAAAGAGTCCCTCTCCTCCGGGTCTCTGCAACCTCCGGGTCCAAGACGGCCTCTTAGAGATGAATCCTCACCGGGGCTTGAACTGGGTTCTCCTCTGGGGACCCTCGTCGGCCATTTCCACGGTTCTGgccactcccacccctcccctccgccTGCTGCCCCCCTCGGTCGCGCCACGCGCCCCACGCTGGGCCGAGGGGCCGAGCCGGGCCCCGCCCACAGCCGCTGGCGGCTGCCGCCCCCCGCCTGCGCTCGGCGCTGCGCCCTCTGGCTCCCGCCGCCCGGGCGCGGGGGAGAGCGCGCCTACCCGCCTCGCCGCCCGCTGCGGCCTCGGTCCCGCCGGCGCCGCTCGGTGCCCGCCGGCCCCAGCTTCGCCCGCGCCCCCGGCCCGGGGAAGAAGGGCGGGGGGCCCGAGTCGGGGCGGGCCTTTCCGATTCCTCACCCAACGGGGACCTCTCTTCCCCACATCACAAACAGTTTTTTGAGTCACTTCCTGGCCGGGGGCGGAGTCAGCTGGGCCCCTCCCGGGGCTGGGCCAGCACCGAGCCCCGaagcgcgcccccgcccccgccagccGCCAGCTgctccccgcccccggcccgagCCCCGGCCGCGGCCCCGGCCCTGGCCCCAGCGggtccccgcccccggccccgccctcggccggcccgcccccgccccgcccactcGCCCGCTCTGGCTCCGAGCCTGCCGGGTCAGGTCTCCTCGCTCCTCGGAGTTTTCAGGCGCTCGGCGCAGTCGTTTCTCAGGAATGAGGAACCACTTCAGGGAGAGATGGAGGTGAAGAGGCCCTTAAAGGGACTAATCCAGTCCCTTCGGATGATGACATAGaagaccaagaaaagaaaaagactggccCAGGGTCACAGGATAGTGACACCCTTGACCCAAGCACTTTCCACCAAAACAATTGTGGGGAAAACACAAGAACATTCCCTTTCTTCCAACAGTGGAAAAGATACTGCTAAGAGGGCTGCTGACTTGTGAAGGATTTTTGAAGAGGGTAGGAGTGAAGAGGAAGGGGCTGTCACACatctgcacacactcacacacgcataCGTGCACTCAGTCTGACACAGACACCCAGTGGTCCCAGTTCCAGCCTTCAGTGCTCTCCGGAGGGGCTGCCCTCGGGTTCTGGTTGTAGCCCTCCTGTCTGGCTGTCTcatttctcctctccctcctaaAGCCCAACTGCTGTCATTTTGTGCCCTGCCAAGGAGGAGGGAACTGCAGTGACAGCAGGAGTGAGAGGCAGGACAGAGTCGTGGGGCATggagagggatggagagagagacgCTGAGACCAGGTGACCAGGAGTCCCAGAGAGAGAGCTGAGAAGCAGGTTGAGGGGTGGCGAGAGCCtgggggagaggcaggaagaaccgaggagcagaaagagaaggTTCGTGGGTCACAGAGCCACTCAGCCATGCTGGGAACAAAGCGACACTGGCCGCCAGGTCCCTCACTCAGCCTGGGGTTGCCTTTGGCCCTCACACTTCTGGCCCTGAGGGCCGGGTGGGCCCAGGAGGGGTCAGAGCCAGTCCTCCTGGAAGGCGAGTGCCTGGTGGTCTGTGAGCCTGGCAGAGCTGCTGCAGGAGGGCCAGGGGGAGCAGCCCTGGGAGAGGCGCCCCCTGGAAGAGTGGCATTTGCTGCAGTCCGCAGCCACCACCACGAGCCAGCAGGGGAGATCAGCAATGGCACAAGTGGAGCCATCTACTTCGACCAGGTAATCCCCCTACCCTGCAAAGGCCTGGAATCACTGTCCAAGCCCACTCTGCTGCTAAGGAAATGGCTCTGCTGTGGGGCCCGCTGCCCGTCTCCTTTGCCTTCACTCCCACCAtaccttccttccctttctcatcatttcttttaaatctgtCCATTCTTCCTGTTTAGTCTACTTGCCACCCTTTCCTTTCCTTACTCACTGCCCCTTCCCTCAGTGCCGTGGCTTCTCAGAGCCCCAAGCATCCCCGAGCCCCACTCAGCAGGGTCTGCTTCCCACAGGTCCTGGTGAACGAGGGAGGTGGCTTTGATCGCACCTCTGGCTCCTTCGTGGCCCCTGTACGGGGTGTCTACAGCTTCCGGTTCCATGTGGTGAAGGTGTACAACCGCCAAACTGTCCAGGTGACCTGAACCCTAGGCCCTGTCCCATCCCTGGctcaggagggggagggaggaggggagcgcAGGGGACCCCCAGTCAGACCTCCATTAACCTATATCCTGGAGGGCCAGAAGCAAGAGGGGGGAGGGCCTGCTTAGCAGAGATTGGGAAGGAGGCACAGAGTCCAATGTTGGCCACCTATCAATCATCCAGGAGGGCACACTGAGCCCCAGCTTCCAGAGTGTCTCTCTGGGggtggagaaagggagggaagtgGGGTTCCTGGGCCAAGGGCCAAGGAGAGGTGCTAAGTGGATTCCCCTCCCCAGGTGAGCCTGATGCTGAACACATGGCCTGTCGTCTCGGCCTTTGCCAACGATCCAGATGTGACCCGGGAGGCAGCCACCAGCTCTGTGCTACTGCCCCTGGACCCTGGAGACCGGGTATCTCTGCGCCTGCGTCGAGGAAACCTGCTGGGTGGTTGGAAATATTCAAGCTTCTCTGGCTTCCTCATTTTCCCACTCTGAGGACTCACGCCTTTCAAGGATGGAAACCTAGCCCCTGACctttgccctctgccctctgccccagaAGTATTGTCTTTAAGGCAGGAGAGAGATGCCCTCTGGCTGTATTTTTATTCTACTTGCTTGCATGGGACCCTGTGCCAGACATCCAAGGTGAAGATTAGAGCTCTGGTGTCTCAGGACCTGCCCTTCTTACTCCACCCCCACAATTGCCCCCCCAGCCTCCCACTGCATCTCCTGCCTGCAGTCCTCGGATCAGGGCAGGGTTTGGCAGGTAGGGAGACCTGTGCTACTTTGCAGACTCTGCTCTTTCTGTCTCCCACCCCCCCAACGCTGCTTCCTGCTTGGTGCTATTTGGGAACAGGTGGTTCAGGTGAGCCTGACAGGCCCCTGCATGGGACCAGATGGACCAGCCTCAGCATACCCAGCAGGCTCCTTCCTGTGAGGAGTGCCAGCATCACAGATCTCAGCCATTGCAGTCAAAAGCTGAGCCAGCACTGTGTGGGCCAGGGCAGGAGGAAGGCTCAGCCACTAGCAGAAGTGTAGGGAGGGCAGCAGAGCAGCCGAGAGCCCGTGACTGGTGCAACAGGAAGGGGGCATGCACCCAGCCTGAACACAGTACTCGCTTTTGTGTACACTGGGGCAGCCAGCAGAAGGTGAACCCAGGCATCTATTTATGGCAGATCCCAGATGGACTCTGGCCCTTATCTCTCCACCCAAGAcatggtgtgtgtatgtttgcttTGGCTGAGAGCAGGTATACAGAGCTTCTTTTGACAGCTAGAGATAGAGGTAGGTCACATGCAGGCCATGGTAGGTCTGCAGGCATAGAACACATCAGTGACTGTGGCTGCCTCCTAGAACTGCTCCACCTTTATAGTCTGAAGTTCAATCACTTCATGCTCTGACCAccacctccttcctcccagctCTCTCGTTGACCTTCACTGAACCTATTTCACACATCTCAtaacctctcttttttctcctgatTTACAGCATCTTATCCTCCTTCTCAGACTTCCTGTTAGCTTGGATTCCATGGTACATCCCTTCAACCACTCTCCTGCCAGTATTATAAACTTTGTCTCACCTCTCTGTCCCATTGGCCCAGCATGGATGACTCTGTCAGTAAAGTAATTAGAGAATGATGGTCAGTGAGATGCTATAGGATCACTAAAGAGAGAAGATGCTGTTACAGCTAGGTTCAGGGATTACAGGATACAAGGAGCTATGTTGTAGAGacaataaatgtaaaattgtatGTTAGAGTCAAATAAAAAAGGATTTGGTAGTGCTTGAGTTAAATAGGAAATACCAATGTGAATTTGTGGTTTTCAAAAGAAATTACTTTTTCAAACTTTATCACTAAAGTAGCATAAAACATCAGGGAAAACTCTGATGTGCATTCTTAGCACCTGGATCTTTGCCTCAAATATTATTCACCTTTAAAGGGATTCAGGCTCCCTCAGAGAATAGTTCCATGCCATGAATGACTCTAGGCCTCAAACATATTGGTGAAGACAAAaagcaaagttgttttttttttatgtatgggGTAGATCTATGAAGGCAAAGGAGCAAATTTTAATAGGCTTCTACAAATTGACCTTTGTGGCATTTGTGACAATTTgataatcaaaaggaaaataatatagtTAATTGGAAcaaggtgaatttttaaaatccacaaCTCTGTTgtgattttcaaaaagaaaaaagcaactaTACAATGTGCAAAAATGTAGTTAATATACTGAGTGAAGAAGTATCACCATAATAGgatatttttagttaattttgatAAGTAGAAGAGTATAAATATAGCAGATATTATATTTATTCATAaggtacatttatttttcttatctgcaaaagtAGGGATGGGTGGATCAAGAGAGCTCTGagtaattccagaaaaaaattggaACTGTACCAAAAATGAAAGAGACTGATTGGCACCATCTGGCCATATATTACAACTAGGAAGGAAGAAATTCCAGCAGTGTGTTACATGGTGATGAATTAGTCAAACATCCAAAAGATAATTGCTCACTGCTCAAACATGATCCTTCATTTCTTGGGAAAGAAAGCCTCTATACTACCCTACTAATTATAATCAGATTACAGTAACACTAAAACCCAAAGTAATACTGGCTTAAACGAAATGGTAGATTATTTCTGTCTCACATAGAAGAATCTGCAAATAAAGAGCCCAGGAGTGGATGGCAGTCTTATGAGCATCACAGCCCACTTTCGTTTCTGCTGTTCTACCACCTTTAGCATATCACCTTCTGACCCAAGATGGCCCCTTGAGCTCCAGCCATTACATCAGCCTTACAGTccccaggaaggaggaaggaaggacacACCCATTTCCTTTAAAAGAAGCTTTCTGAGAGGTGAACgtgaacatgaagtcgctcagtcgtgtcagactctttgagaccccatgaactgtagcctaccaggctcctctgtccatgggattttccaggcaatagtactggagtggattgccatttccttctccaggggatcttcccaacccagggatcaaacccgggtctcccacatcgtagacagacgctttaccatctgagccaccagggaagtccaacaattCTGATTGCATCTCATTGGCTATAATTTTGTCATATGTGTCCACATTGGGTAGGGGTGGAAAGGCTAGAAAATAAGTCCTTGTTCCAGGCAGCCATGTCCAGCTAAATATCTGGAGTTATATAAGAAAGAAGGGGCAATTGGATATTGGGGAAAACAACCATATTGGGGGAGtttgtaaaaatgtaaatgagctAAATTTGTAAATGATGTCAGTAAAGttattgtgttagttttctgTTGCCCTGTAACAACTACCACAAAGTTCATTTCTTAACACAACTttgatttattatctcacagtgtCTATAGGTCAGAAGTCCAGCAAAGCATGACTGGATTCTCTGCTCGGGGTTTCATTAGGTCATGTAGGCAGGGCTGTCCTCTTCATTGAACTGAAAGAATCCATTCCCAAGCTCATTTAGAATTCAGTTCCTCATAGTTGCAGGATTGAGTTTCCTACCCATCAATCTTTGGGCCAATAAGGTCAGGCCAAGTACTTCTCACAGTACTTCTCTGACCTACCCTTAGGTTATATCTCTGACTTTAAAAATTCTCTAATTTTAATGGCTCATATGATTAGATTGGGCCCACACAGATCATCCAGGAAATCTCTCTATTTTAagacttttaactttaattacatAGAAAATGTCTCTTTACCATTAAACGAAGGAGGTTTGGGTATGGACATCTTTGGGACATCTGCATGTTATAATCATTAAACTTAAAGATGAAATAATTAAAGAGAAAGTATCCAGTTATAATGCACTAATTCGTGGGAAAAGTGTGGACTTGAAAAGTCCCAGTGATGTATAACGTAAACACTGGCTCATATTTTCATCATCTTAAAAGGTCAAGTAGTTCCCAGGTCCCAACCAAGAATTCATaattaatgataataattaataatttgaTTAACAATTCAAAACATCATCTCACTGAGATAATATTcttctgagtgagtgagtgagtgaagtcgctcagtcgtgtccgattctttgcgaccccgtggactgtagcctaccagccttctccgtccatgggattctccaggaaagaatactggagtgggttaccatttccttctccaggggatcttcccaacccaaggatcaaacccgggtctcccgtgttggaggcagacgctttaacctcggaTATCTAAATTCAATAATTGGTCTGAACTGAGATAATGTCCTTCTCTTGGGTTTACAAACCCATTTTTACAATGAGTGTAAGTGTAAAAAAGTTTATAATCCTTATAAGATACGTGTGCTTTACCAAAATGTTTGAAACATGTAGAGAAGCTGACATATTATAATGATGATTCTACTGAAATGTGTAGGAAGATTTAAATTTGCGATCAGTGTTTAGATAATTTGATTTGCAAAATGTGTAGATTTTGACTTGGTTATATAAATAGTGTTTAAATATATAGATGATTTTTGCATAAGTGGTTTTGTGAAGTAAATAAATTAGACAACAAATAAAGCATAGATGGAGGCTAGTGTTCCTCTCCAGACACAAAAATCTCCTAGGACTTTAAGGAACCTAAGAATAGAATCCAACTGTCCACCTTCTCTACACCCACGCCCTGGCAGCTGATTGCTACAAAGAAAAGTCCTACTGAAGGATATGCTGTGCTGCTAAATCCATGGTCTCTAGCTGCCCCTGGTCCTCTGTTCTCCCAGCAGTTCTTCTGTGGTTTTCTTTGCCAGCTTCTTTTCTCATCCTCCCCAGAATCCAGCTGAAGACTTCTATTCTCTCCTTAAACCTCTTACTCCTCCAACTCTGCCCCCACCGCCCGCAGCAGACTCTTCACTCTGCTTCACTGAGAAAGCAGAAACCCCAGGAGAGACCCTTCCACCAGCATATCCGGAAACTCACCGTCCTCCTCATCTCTCCTTCCTATCTGGCTCAGTAGAAGTTGTATCCTTCTCTCTACCGAGGCAGCTATCTTCATCCACCTGTCGTGGATTCCGTTTCTTGCAAACAtagccttttcttttcctctcctccctcctgtaGGTTCGATGTctgcctccccactccctccttctGTTTAGCTGTTAAATAGACTCAAGTCTCTTAAatctaaaacagaaagagatggatgtggaaacagtggtagacacGTAGTTACCCTCAGCTTTATATGCTAGTGAGCGTCACCTCTCCTCCCCTTTACAGCCAGATATCTATGCGCCCAGGTTGCTCACCCCTTAAGTCAACTGTGGCCTCTGCTGCTCTATGTGAACTGCCCTCAGCTGGTCACGCAGGACTCGCACGTCACTAATGTCACTATCGTCTGGTCCTCTGTCGCTCAGGCTCTCCCTAACATTTGACCCTGTTGGCCACCTGCTCCTTCTAGACGcactccctgcccccacttccctgaCTGTACACGCTCTGGGCTCTCCCTGCAACTCTCTGCTGAGGCCTTTTTCAGGCTCCTGTACCCCGGCCCATCTCCTAAATGTCAGTTTCCCTCGAGGTTCTGTCTTAGAATTCCTTTTGTCCTGACGCACCCTTAAAAGCACGCGTCTCTGTCCGTGTGCTGACAACTTCCACGTTCTTTCATCTCTGTCCATAACCTCCCTCCTAAATCTCAGGCTTGTACGttgcctgaagtgaagtgaagtcgctcagtcgtgtccgactctttgcaaccccatggactgtagcctaccaggctcctctgtctatgggattttccaggcaatagtactggagtggattgccacgttGCCTATCCCACCTCAAAGTAAACCTGCTAAAATTAGGCTTTCATCCCTAAATCTGTTTCCTGCTTTATTATCTGTGTCTAAAAATAGACCATCTCTGTTGCCCCAAGGAAACACCAGCCACaatcctgcctccctctcccacgACCCCCATCCAGTCACTCACATCCATCAGTTCCATCCATTGTTTCCCACCCATCCTGGCTCAAACTACCGACCGACATCGCAGATAGAGTTCTATGAAAGCATCCTAACTGGCCCCTTGGCCTTtggtgagtctgttcttcacactGGGGTTGCCATAGTGATCTAGTTAAAAGAGCTTCACTGCCTTAAAGCCCTTTAGGGGAttgtgggggaagggagagggtctAGGATTAAATCCATATTcctaaatgagatttttttaggTCCTTTGCAATCCAGATACTGCAATCTCCTTTGATTCATTTTTTGCCATTTACAGGAGTGTAGAAACTTACAAAATAGCACCATTTATTAGCTGAGGGAAAATGGCACCCCTTATGTGTTGGGGGACATGTTGCTGGCGTATTAAATTAAGGATATGCAGATTATGACCTGCTAAATGAGGAGGCACAACCCACCACACGGGATCAGCAAGTGACTCCCTCGGTTGCCCAGCTGGGGAAGTAAAGACCTGCAGTCGTTTTGATTGAAGGTTACAGTACAATCCACAAAGGAAGTAAAATTGAAAGACTTATTACTTAGAGATCCCAGAAACCAGGAGCAGGGAAAGGGAGGCAGTGAGTGAGGAGAAGGGCAGTGCTCTGACCCAGTTCACATGTGAACAGGCTAGCAAGAGCGTATTACGTATAAGGTGATTGGGGTGCAGGTCACTAACTTTATACAGGTTCAACTCTGGTCGTTTTCAAAGGTGCCCCAGGAAAAGCAAGTGGTAATTTGGGTCAGGAATCCTAAATTCAAGTCCTTATCCAAATGTCCAAACTCTGGGTCATTATACTGTAAAATGCCTAAACAGCAACTCGAAATAGCTTTTTTCTCATTATAGCTCAGAAAGCAAGGGCATGACATTCAAGTCAACATTGATCAGGGCCAAGAGAATTGTTCTTGGACCCAACTGAAGTAGACCAACTCTGTTTTAGTTTATAAATTGTCTTAATCTGGACCAGACTGAAATGGAGAAATCAAACCGAGATGGAGAAATCTTAATATACATTATACTAATGTATATTAATAGAATACATTAACAAAAGATGGAGAGGCCATAGATTAGTGGGGAGAAAGTAACTCTAGCAACAAAGTGAATATACTTGTGTGAGAAACAGTAAATACGGTGGTGAAGTGGTGAGCATTGGAGCCTCTCAGTAGCTGCACATGACCTTCAGCAAATTATTCAACCTCCCCTTGCCTTTTATCTTCCTCTACAAAATAGAGGAAACATTGTATCTATCCCACAGGATTGGAAAGCACAGACCAAGCATCTAATATGTGTAAGTTACTGTTACCATAGGAACTAAGAAACAAGTCAAAACTGATGCATGTCCCAAGTATTCTTGGACAATCTTTTTAAAGTGGGTAggatttttgtgttgttttattgTAGCCATTTACCTGTTATAATGCTTCTTTCTTTCAGATGTGTTCACGTCTACCCAGAAACACAAGGATATCATAAAGAGTCCCTAGGAAAACACGGAATAGCAAGGCTTAGGGGGTGCCCGTCTCACCAgatagtactttaaaaaaaatttattggagtttagttgatt comes from the Budorcas taxicolor isolate Tak-1 chromosome 10, Takin1.1, whole genome shotgun sequence genome and includes:
- the CBLN3 gene encoding cerebellin-3, yielding MLGTKRHWPPGPSLSLGLPLALTLLALRAGWAQEGSEPVLLEGECLVVCEPGRAAAGGPGGAALGEAPPGRVAFAAVRSHHHEPAGEISNGTSGAIYFDQVLVNEGGGFDRTSGSFVAPVRGVYSFRFHVVKVYNRQTVQVSLMLNTWPVVSAFANDPDVTREAATSSVLLPLDPGDRVSLRLRRGNLLGGWKYSSFSGFLIFPL
- the KHNYN gene encoding protein KHNYN, whose product is MPTWGAGSPSPDRFAVSAEAEDKVREQLPRVERIFRVGMSVLPKDCPENPHIWLQLEGPKENASRAKEYLKGLCSPELQNEIHYPPKLHCIFLGAQGFFLDCLTWSTSAHLVPGVPGSLMVSGLTEAFVMVQSRVEELVERLSWDFRLGPSPGASQCAGVLREFSALLQARGDAHTEALLQLPQAIQEELLSLVQEASRGQGPQAFLSWGWGGPGPLGAQQQGVRTPLGDSGVSLDTGPTGWQESRGERHAVEKDGTKQGGAREMDLGWKEWPGEEAWERQVAFRPQSGGGEAGQAGPPKGKALGKEGVPQERGRLGVQGQPPATQGPYQRASQLRGASLLQRLHNGEASPPRVPSPPPAPEPPWHCGDRGDRGDRADKQLVVARGRGSPWKRGTRGGNLVTGTQRFQEALQDPFTLCLANVPGKPDLRHIVIDGSNVAMVHGLQHYFSSRGIAIAVQYFWDRGHRDITVFVPQWRFSKDSKVREGHFLHKLYSLSLLSLTPSRVLDGKRISSYDDRFMVKLAEETDGIIVSNDQFRDLAEESEKWMAIIRERLLPFTFVGNLFMVPDDPLGRNGPTLDEFLKKPVRAPGSSKPQHSARGVTEHSNQQPGRKEEEKGNGGIRKTRETERLRRQLLEVFWGQDHKVDFILQREPYCRDINQLSEALLSLNF